A portion of the Candidatus Limnocylindrales bacterium genome contains these proteins:
- a CDS encoding outer membrane beta-barrel protein — MKGVKDLSKAGRVFLFGFLIGFLFFQDPVWGQVLFGAQVSVADDVDVGVGVRVVWDLAQYQKGLGVIGSFDYFFPGGESPFFPVATGDLSYFEVNANLTYTFETGRNIAPYVGGGLNIAHASIEFVGVEAVEASDTEVGVNFLGGVMFNLAGRLMPFAELRIEANGGEQFMVTGGILFPIR, encoded by the coding sequence ATGAAAGGTGTAAAGGATTTGTCGAAGGCTGGCCGGGTCTTCCTTTTTGGATTCCTGATAGGGTTTCTGTTTTTTCAGGATCCGGTTTGGGGTCAGGTCCTATTTGGAGCGCAAGTGAGTGTTGCGGATGATGTCGACGTTGGGGTAGGAGTCCGTGTTGTCTGGGATTTGGCCCAATATCAAAAAGGGCTCGGGGTAATAGGATCTTTCGATTATTTCTTTCCCGGTGGTGAGTCTCCTTTTTTTCCGGTTGCCACTGGGGATTTGAGCTATTTTGAAGTCAATGCAAATTTGACTTATACGTTTGAAACAGGCAGAAACATAGCGCCTTATGTGGGGGGAGGTCTGAATATCGCCCATGCGTCCATCGAATTCGTGGGTGTAGAGGCTGTAGAGGCTTCAGACACCGAAGTGGGGGTCAATTTTCTCGGAGGGGTGATGTTCAACCTAGCGGGAAGGTTGATGCCGTTTGCAGAGCTCCGGATCGAAGCTAACGGGGGCGAGCAGTTTATGGTTACAGGAGGTATCCTCTTCCCGATCCGATAG